In a single window of the Prevotella melaninogenica genome:
- a CDS encoding MFS transporter, producing the protein MHEEQKIINGIPIVDQWRSHWLCLPTLYLTRGLPYVILLMTSLVYFNRMGLTNGAITLTTSWFLLPFILRPLLGRFVVGYWSKYAWIILTELVMALSLGGLAYTASSADWFEWTVFFLMIIATMAALHDVAIERLYKRETALHNRPAFFGTRAISYMLSIIVGMAIPITIAGNLEVIYRTVAPSWATIYRVLSVLMTCLMIFHAIILPKDNIHANLPIWTGVTRQWWHDVKAAFVRRPHYVANLFFLFAFLIPEGMFFRIAPLFLVDPGSNGGLALSPQELGLVLGTVGTFSLIGGSALGASLVRRDGLKRWLWLFVTALTLPKFVFVYLSYYFVSTLSIINFCMIVEQFGAGLGLTVYVVWLAHCTKGEHSTFTYSIGTAITAFSLVMTGWFTGFLQEYVGYRLFFLLVAMLGVISFIVTYFIPVTKEIGRRKRMV; encoded by the coding sequence ATGCACGAGGAGCAAAAGATTATCAATGGAATACCAATTGTAGACCAGTGGCGCAGTCATTGGCTCTGCCTTCCTACGCTCTATTTGACACGTGGACTACCGTATGTTATCTTGTTGATGACTTCACTGGTCTATTTCAATAGAATGGGCTTAACGAACGGTGCTATCACACTGACTACATCGTGGTTTCTTCTACCGTTTATTCTTCGCCCTTTGTTGGGAAGATTTGTCGTTGGCTATTGGAGTAAGTATGCTTGGATTATCCTGACAGAGTTGGTGATGGCACTGAGTCTTGGTGGATTAGCGTATACTGCATCATCTGCAGACTGGTTTGAGTGGACAGTCTTCTTCTTAATGATAATCGCAACGATGGCTGCTTTACATGATGTGGCTATCGAAAGACTGTATAAGCGTGAAACGGCCTTGCATAATCGCCCTGCTTTCTTTGGAACTCGAGCCATTTCTTATATGCTTTCTATCATAGTGGGAATGGCTATTCCTATAACGATAGCGGGTAACTTAGAGGTTATTTATAGGACTGTTGCACCTTCATGGGCAACTATTTACAGGGTTCTGTCAGTTTTAATGACTTGCTTGATGATATTTCATGCAATTATACTTCCCAAAGATAATATTCATGCGAACCTCCCGATATGGACAGGGGTGACACGTCAATGGTGGCATGATGTCAAGGCAGCCTTTGTACGTCGTCCTCATTATGTGGCAAACTTGTTTTTCCTTTTTGCCTTTCTTATACCCGAAGGAATGTTCTTTAGAATTGCTCCTCTCTTCTTGGTTGACCCGGGAAGTAATGGAGGACTGGCTCTTTCACCACAGGAGTTAGGATTAGTGCTGGGTACAGTGGGTACATTCTCATTAATAGGCGGTAGTGCCTTAGGAGCAAGTTTGGTGCGTCGTGATGGCTTAAAGCGATGGTTGTGGCTTTTTGTCACGGCTTTGACTTTGCCAAAGTTTGTCTTTGTCTACCTCAGCTATTACTTTGTTTCCACCTTGTCAATCATCAATTTCTGTATGATTGTTGAACAGTTTGGAGCAGGTCTTGGATTGACGGTTTATGTTGTATGGCTTGCTCACTGTACGAAAGGGGAACACTCTACATTTACTTATTCTATAGGTACGGCAATAACAGCCTTCTCACTGGTGATGACAGGATGGTTTACAGGCTTCTTACAGGAGTATGTGGGCTATCGTCTGTTCTTCCTTCTTGTGGCTATGTTGGGTGTTATCAGCTTTATAGTAACCTACTTTATACCCGTAACAAAGGAGATAGGAAGACGAAAAAGGATGGTTTAA
- a CDS encoding M48 family metallopeptidase gives MKIKYFLMAAVVALMTACGTASKVPLIGRTHRISISDAQLLSLSNQEYTKFMASAKRSTDAKNTAMVQRVGRNLANAVETYLRNNGYASEINNFKWEFNLVQDKQANAFCMPGGKIVVYEGLLPYTQNEASLAIVLGHEIAHAVAKHSAEQITKQMNQQMGTNILGTVLNSAVGSGVGDIASQVAGGYFSFRNLKYSRDNESEADYMGLIFAAMAGYDPANAVTFWQRMAAATNSSRSEILSDHPSDARRIENIKKWLPEAEKYYRGRGSNRVSSAGYSQSSGTLHIGGSSSSKRSNKR, from the coding sequence ATGAAGATTAAGTATTTCTTAATGGCAGCTGTTGTCGCTTTGATGACAGCTTGTGGTACGGCTTCAAAGGTTCCTTTGATAGGTCGTACACATCGTATCAGTATTTCTGATGCGCAGCTTCTTAGCCTCAGTAATCAGGAATATACAAAGTTTATGGCATCAGCAAAACGTTCTACTGATGCAAAGAATACTGCTATGGTTCAGCGTGTAGGTCGCAACCTTGCCAATGCGGTGGAGACTTACTTACGTAATAATGGTTATGCCAGTGAGATTAATAACTTCAAGTGGGAGTTTAATCTTGTTCAAGACAAGCAGGCTAACGCTTTTTGTATGCCTGGAGGTAAGATTGTTGTTTACGAAGGATTATTGCCTTACACACAGAATGAGGCAAGTCTGGCAATCGTTTTAGGTCATGAGATTGCGCATGCTGTAGCTAAGCACAGTGCTGAGCAGATTACAAAGCAGATGAATCAGCAGATGGGAACCAATATATTGGGTACTGTCTTGAACTCTGCTGTTGGTAGTGGAGTAGGCGATATCGCTTCACAGGTAGCGGGAGGATACTTCTCTTTCCGTAACTTGAAGTATAGTCGTGACAACGAGAGTGAAGCTGATTATATGGGACTTATCTTTGCTGCAATGGCTGGATATGACCCAGCAAATGCCGTAACATTCTGGCAACGAATGGCTGCAGCAACGAATAGTAGCCGTTCTGAGATTCTGAGCGATCACCCTTCAGATGCTCGTCGTATTGAGAATATCAAGAAGTGGCTGCCAGAAGCTGAAAAATATTATCGTGGTCGTGGCTCTAATCGTGTCTCTTCTGCGGGATATTCACAGTCGTCTGGGACATTACATATAGGCGGTTCTTCGTCTTCTAAACGTTCAAACAAACGTTGA
- a CDS encoding NfeD family protein yields MMDYLIQNLWLTWLLVGLVCLILEMMNGDFYIMCFAIGSFCASLSSAFTDSIVVQVIVFVVFSVLSIFLVRPIALKYLHQGADNRLSNADALIGREGKVTDTIEAGGYGRVKIDGDSWKAQSVDGMEISSGAAVRILRLDSIIATVERC; encoded by the coding sequence ATGATGGATTATCTGATACAAAACCTGTGGTTAACATGGTTGTTAGTAGGTCTTGTTTGTCTAATTTTAGAGATGATGAACGGAGATTTCTACATTATGTGCTTTGCAATAGGTAGTTTCTGTGCTTCACTTTCTTCTGCATTCACTGATAGTATTGTTGTTCAAGTTATCGTGTTTGTAGTCTTCTCGGTATTGAGTATATTCTTGGTACGGCCGATAGCGTTGAAATACCTGCATCAAGGTGCGGATAACAGACTTAGCAATGCTGATGCATTGATTGGTCGTGAGGGAAAGGTAACAGATACGATAGAGGCTGGTGGATACGGCAGAGTAAAGATTGACGGTGACTCATGGAAGGCGCAGTCGGTTGACGGAATGGAAATAAGTTCGGGTGCTGCTGTGCGTATTTTACGACTTGACTCTATTATCGCAACGGTTGAACGTTGTTAA
- a CDS encoding SPFH domain-containing protein, with the protein MDMIAYVLIAIVVLALVFAKMSIVIISQSETKIIERLGKYYATLQPGINIIIPFIDHAKDIVALRAGRYTYTNSIDLREQVYDFDRQNVITKDNIQMQINALLYFQIIDPFKAVYEINNLPNAIEKLTQTTLRNIIGEMELDQTLTSRDTINTKLRAVLDDATNKWGIKVNRVELQDITPPASVSEAMEKQMQAERNKRATILTSEGQKQSAILQSEGEKQAAINRAEANKQQQILIAEGEAEARIRKAEAEAIAIQKITDAVGKSTNPANYLIAQKYIQMLTELAQNNNQKTVYLPFEASNLMGSIGGIKDMFK; encoded by the coding sequence ATGGATATGATAGCTTATGTGCTGATTGCAATTGTTGTGTTAGCACTCGTTTTTGCCAAGATGTCAATCGTGATTATTTCACAGAGTGAAACAAAGATTATCGAACGTCTTGGTAAGTATTATGCAACCCTTCAACCAGGTATTAATATTATTATACCTTTTATTGACCATGCAAAAGATATTGTTGCATTGCGTGCTGGACGTTATACCTATACAAATTCCATCGATTTGCGTGAGCAGGTGTATGACTTTGATCGCCAGAATGTAATTACAAAAGATAATATTCAGATGCAGATTAATGCGCTGCTTTATTTCCAAATCATCGATCCTTTCAAGGCTGTTTATGAGATTAACAACTTGCCAAATGCGATAGAAAAGTTGACACAGACTACACTTCGAAATATTATCGGTGAGATGGAACTTGACCAGACATTGACTTCTCGTGATACGATTAATACCAAACTGCGTGCCGTTCTTGATGATGCTACAAATAAGTGGGGTATCAAGGTGAACCGTGTCGAGCTTCAGGATATTACTCCTCCTGCAAGTGTTTCTGAGGCAATGGAGAAGCAGATGCAGGCTGAACGTAACAAACGAGCAACCATCCTTACCAGTGAAGGACAGAAGCAGTCGGCTATTCTTCAGTCAGAAGGTGAGAAGCAGGCAGCTATTAACCGTGCTGAAGCTAACAAACAGCAGCAGATTCTCATCGCAGAAGGTGAGGCTGAGGCTCGTATTCGTAAAGCTGAAGCTGAGGCAATTGCCATTCAGAAGATTACTGATGCTGTTGGAAAGAGCACGAATCCAGCAAACTATCTCATTGCACAGAAGTACATTCAGATGCTTACAGAACTCGCTCAGAATAACAATCAGAAGACTGTTTACCTGCCATTTGAGGCAAGTAACCTGATGGGTTCTATTGGTGGAATTAAAGACATGTTTAAGTAA
- a CDS encoding UDP-N-acetyl glucosamine 2-epimerase, whose translation MKKLCIFCGARPNFIKVAPIIRVINRLSDENSSHKVSYSLVYAGSENDPTLEDQLFENLSIRRPDVYLGVECENLNELTGQVMSKFEKYLQENPSDVVIVVDDLASTMAAAIVTKKQAITLAHIAAGTRSFDITMPKEINRLVIDGLSDILFTAGFSNNSIANKEGAELSKVYMVGNILIDNIRYDRERIEGMKLSDIDELAGLPLKEGNYLVFTLNRKALLADQENLERMLHVLSETAGDMPIIAPLRESAVQVIMALSLKKNIKLHNLHIVKPLGYLEFAYLTAHAKGIITDSGNVAEEATFNGVPCITLNSYTEHIETAKVGSNVLVGEDPELLRSALSDMVSGTWKKCGVPERWDGRSAERVVQILLERH comes from the coding sequence ATGAAAAAACTTTGTATCTTTTGTGGTGCACGTCCTAACTTTATAAAGGTAGCACCAATTATCAGGGTAATCAATAGACTTTCTGATGAGAATAGTTCTCATAAGGTTTCTTATTCTTTGGTTTATGCAGGTAGCGAGAATGATCCTACACTCGAAGATCAGCTCTTTGAGAACCTTTCTATTCGTAGACCAGATGTTTATCTTGGTGTTGAATGTGAGAACTTGAATGAGCTTACGGGTCAGGTAATGTCTAAGTTTGAGAAGTATCTACAAGAGAATCCATCTGATGTGGTTATCGTTGTAGATGATCTTGCTTCTACAATGGCAGCCGCTATTGTGACTAAGAAGCAAGCAATTACCCTTGCTCATATTGCAGCTGGTACTCGTTCTTTTGATATTACTATGCCTAAGGAAATCAATCGATTAGTGATTGATGGTCTTTCAGACATACTCTTTACTGCTGGATTTAGTAATAACAGCATTGCTAACAAGGAAGGTGCAGAACTCTCGAAGGTTTATATGGTGGGTAATATCCTCATTGATAATATCCGCTATGACCGTGAACGAATTGAAGGAATGAAACTTTCAGATATCGATGAGTTGGCTGGTTTACCTTTGAAGGAGGGCAATTACCTTGTCTTTACACTGAATCGTAAGGCTTTATTAGCTGACCAAGAAAATCTTGAACGTATGTTACACGTGTTGAGTGAGACTGCTGGCGATATGCCTATTATTGCTCCTCTTCGTGAGTCTGCAGTGCAGGTTATCATGGCACTCAGCTTGAAGAAGAATATCAAACTCCACAACCTCCATATCGTAAAACCATTGGGTTATCTTGAATTTGCTTACCTTACAGCTCATGCTAAGGGTATCATTACTGACTCTGGTAATGTTGCAGAGGAGGCAACATTCAATGGTGTGCCATGTATTACGCTTAATAGCTATACAGAGCATATTGAAACAGCGAAAGTAGGTTCTAATGTTTTGGTTGGTGAAGACCCAGAACTGCTTCGTTCGGCGTTGTCTGATATGGTTTCAGGAACATGGAAGAAGTGTGGTGTTCCAGAACGTTGGGATGGCCGTTCAGCTGAGCGTGTTGTGCAGATTTTGCTCGAGCGTCATTAA
- a CDS encoding MATE family efflux transporter, producing MHGHTDNYTFLTQAPVHRVIITMAIPTIISMLVTGLYNIADTFFVGKIDTQATAAVGIVFSLMFFVQAMGFFFGHGSGNYISRELGARRHENAVKMASTGFFSSFFFGLVILVLGEIFLTPLSLMLGSTATILPYTEDYMQVILLGAPFLTSSLTLNNQMRLQGNAKFAMFGIVTGAILNVILDPILIFTCGMGVSGAAWATVIGQAVSFVILFLMTRRGENIAIKFRNFSPSIQMYKEIFYGGSPSFMRQGLACIATMSLNLAAGVYGDSAIAAMSIVGRIAMLSFAVVIGLGQGFQPVCGFCYGAGLYERLKEAYKFTVTIGTIFLIVLAIIGWMISGTLIGVFRDDPEVIAIGVVALRWQLCVFPVNALILASNMLAQTCRKPWRANILAAARQGLFFIPLIFILPSYFGLLGVEMCQAVSDVLSFMLTVPIVIYTFREFTREAAARKVSV from the coding sequence ATGCATGGACATACAGATAATTATACCTTCTTAACGCAAGCACCAGTTCATCGAGTCATTATCACTATGGCGATACCGACTATTATCTCAATGCTTGTGACGGGATTATACAATATTGCCGACACGTTCTTTGTTGGTAAGATTGATACACAAGCAACTGCAGCAGTGGGAATAGTATTCTCTCTAATGTTTTTTGTGCAAGCAATGGGCTTTTTCTTTGGGCATGGTTCGGGCAATTATATCTCTCGTGAGTTGGGCGCACGTCGCCATGAGAACGCTGTAAAAATGGCTTCAACAGGCTTTTTTAGCTCGTTCTTTTTCGGATTAGTTATCCTTGTTCTTGGTGAAATATTTCTTACACCACTCTCTCTGATGCTGGGTAGTACAGCTACCATCCTTCCTTACACAGAAGACTATATGCAAGTCATCCTACTTGGCGCACCTTTCTTGACCTCATCACTTACCTTGAACAATCAGATGCGATTGCAGGGAAACGCCAAGTTTGCAATGTTTGGAATTGTTACGGGCGCTATATTAAACGTTATTCTTGACCCAATCCTCATCTTTACTTGTGGTATGGGTGTCAGCGGTGCAGCATGGGCAACAGTGATAGGACAGGCAGTATCCTTCGTTATCCTTTTCTTAATGACGCGCAGGGGAGAGAATATTGCTATCAAGTTTCGCAATTTTTCGCCTTCAATACAGATGTATAAGGAAATCTTCTATGGGGGTAGTCCTTCTTTTATGAGGCAAGGTTTAGCTTGTATTGCCACAATGTCCTTAAACTTAGCAGCAGGTGTTTATGGCGATTCGGCTATTGCAGCGATGAGTATTGTTGGGCGTATTGCAATGCTTTCTTTTGCTGTTGTCATCGGATTGGGACAGGGCTTTCAGCCCGTCTGTGGCTTCTGCTATGGTGCAGGATTATATGAAAGACTGAAAGAGGCTTATAAGTTTACTGTAACTATTGGTACGATTTTTCTTATCGTGTTAGCTATTATCGGCTGGATGATAAGTGGAACGCTGATAGGTGTTTTCCGTGATGACCCCGAAGTAATTGCTATTGGTGTTGTAGCCTTGCGATGGCAGCTTTGTGTCTTCCCTGTTAATGCACTTATTTTGGCAAGCAATATGCTTGCTCAGACCTGCCGTAAGCCGTGGCGTGCAAACATCTTGGCAGCTGCCCGACAAGGTTTGTTTTTTATTCCGTTGATATTTATTCTTCCATCTTATTTTGGCCTGTTAGGTGTTGAGATGTGTCAAGCCGTCAGTGATGTGCTCTCTTTCATGCTTACAGTACCTATTGTTATTTACACCTTCCGTGAGTTTACACGTGAAGCAGCAGCAAGGAAAGTATCCGTATGA
- a CDS encoding AraC family transcriptional regulator has translation MSTLYIKNMVCDRCKMAVSQTLQQLDLHPTKVELGEVSVEEVLSSSQLATLRTALKELGFELLDDRRQQTIDHIKSALIRLVHYHDNQSSTNLSDYLSSELRQDYSALSKLFSEVEGKTIERYYIELRIERVKEFIRYDELTLTQIALRMNYSSVAYLSSQFKSVTGMTPSQFKGMKDNLRTSLDKL, from the coding sequence ATGAGTACACTTTATATTAAAAATATGGTTTGTGACCGCTGTAAAATGGCTGTTAGCCAAACTTTGCAGCAGCTTGACCTACACCCGACAAAGGTTGAATTGGGTGAGGTTAGTGTTGAAGAAGTCTTATCTTCATCCCAATTAGCTACCCTTCGGACAGCCCTTAAAGAACTGGGTTTCGAACTTCTTGACGACCGGCGTCAGCAAACCATCGACCATATCAAGTCTGCTTTAATTAGACTTGTACATTACCATGATAATCAGAGTTCAACTAATCTTAGCGATTATCTTTCATCTGAACTTCGTCAGGACTATAGTGCGCTTTCAAAACTCTTCTCTGAGGTTGAAGGAAAGACTATCGAAAGATATTATATCGAGTTGCGTATAGAGCGGGTGAAAGAGTTTATTCGTTATGATGAGTTGACCTTGACGCAGATAGCCCTTCGTATGAATTACTCTTCTGTGGCTTATCTTTCCAGTCAGTTTAAGTCAGTAACTGGTATGACTCCCAGTCAGTTCAAGGGGATGAAAGATAATCTTCGAACGTCCTTAGATAAACTTTAG
- a CDS encoding heavy-metal-associated domain-containing protein, which produces MEKKVFAVSGMKCVHCKANVENALKALNGVVSAEANLEDANVTVEYDESKVNPSEIKEAVDNSGRYELSL; this is translated from the coding sequence ATGGAGAAGAAAGTTTTTGCAGTAAGTGGTATGAAGTGTGTACATTGTAAGGCAAATGTTGAGAACGCCTTAAAAGCACTCAATGGTGTAGTGTCTGCTGAAGCTAATCTTGAAGATGCTAATGTCACAGTAGAATATGACGAAAGTAAGGTTAATCCTTCTGAAATCAAGGAAGCTGTAGACAACAGCGGACGCTATGAGCTGAGTTTATAA
- a CDS encoding heavy metal translocating P-type ATPase — MKQTIPVIGMACSACSANVEKKLNELDGINAASVSLPGRSALVDFDPQVISLERMKAEINALGYDLVIDKETSVEEIEKREYVLLKRKTALSWLFSIAVMCVSMRWVDLGSRDIANQVALLIALANMLYCGRQFYVSSFRQLLHGSANMDTLVALSTGIAFLFSTFNTFWGDAVWMSRGVVWHTYFDASVMIITFVLTGRLLEEKAKDGTASSIRQMMGMAPKTAHIVDGDKIEEVPISTIEVGDVLEVRPGEKVPVDGEVIWAESFMTADAAYVDESMITGEPTPAEKKKGSKVLAGTIPSQGKFRMRARQVGEDTALAHIIRMVQEAQGSKAPVQRIVDKAALVFVPVVACIALATFLLWWLIGGNSALPQAIMSAVAVLVIACPCAMGLATPTALMVGIGKAALKQILIKDAAALESLRKVDVLVTDKTGTLTIPNKNIDFTKADNLPFEERETLKPNAREAMDELQKKGIEVYMMSGDKDEAARYWAEKAGIKHYHSKVLPQDKENLVRQLQAEGKRVAMVGDGINDTQALALADVSIAIGKGTDVAMDVAQVTLMGDDLSAIPEAIQLSRNTVRMIWENLFWAFIYNIVCIPLAAGMLYAFGIDWQITPSWASALMAFSSVSVVLNSLRLRWMK, encoded by the coding sequence ATGAAACAAACAATTCCTGTTATAGGTATGGCTTGTTCGGCATGTTCAGCCAATGTTGAAAAGAAGTTGAATGAGCTTGATGGCATTAATGCAGCGTCTGTTTCGCTTCCAGGGCGTTCAGCTTTGGTGGATTTTGACCCTCAGGTGATTTCGCTTGAGAGGATGAAGGCTGAAATTAATGCGCTTGGATATGACTTAGTGATTGATAAGGAGACATCGGTCGAAGAGATAGAAAAGCGTGAGTATGTACTCTTAAAGCGTAAAACGGCATTATCATGGTTGTTCTCAATAGCTGTGATGTGTGTGTCTATGCGATGGGTAGACTTAGGTTCTCGTGATATTGCCAATCAGGTTGCATTATTGATAGCCTTGGCAAACATGCTTTATTGCGGTCGCCAGTTCTATGTATCATCGTTTAGACAATTACTTCATGGCAGTGCAAACATGGATACATTGGTGGCTTTATCTACGGGAATCGCCTTTCTGTTCAGTACGTTTAATACGTTTTGGGGCGATGCCGTATGGATGAGTCGGGGAGTTGTATGGCACACCTACTTTGATGCTTCAGTAATGATTATCACCTTTGTCTTGACTGGTAGACTATTAGAAGAGAAAGCCAAAGACGGTACAGCATCCTCTATTCGTCAGATGATGGGTATGGCTCCAAAGACAGCACATATCGTTGATGGCGACAAGATAGAGGAGGTTCCAATCTCAACCATTGAGGTTGGGGATGTTTTGGAGGTTCGCCCCGGTGAGAAGGTACCTGTGGATGGTGAAGTAATATGGGCAGAAAGCTTTATGACAGCTGATGCAGCCTACGTCGATGAGAGTATGATAACGGGTGAACCAACGCCTGCGGAGAAGAAAAAAGGCTCAAAGGTGTTGGCAGGAACGATACCGAGCCAGGGTAAGTTTCGCATGCGTGCTCGTCAAGTTGGTGAAGATACAGCCTTAGCACATATTATTCGAATGGTGCAAGAAGCACAAGGTTCAAAGGCACCTGTACAACGAATTGTGGATAAGGCAGCCTTGGTATTCGTCCCAGTAGTAGCTTGTATTGCTCTTGCTACCTTCCTTTTGTGGTGGTTGATAGGTGGGAATAGTGCTTTACCACAAGCTATTATGTCAGCTGTTGCAGTCTTAGTCATTGCGTGTCCATGTGCAATGGGGTTGGCAACACCAACAGCTCTGATGGTTGGTATTGGTAAAGCTGCTCTGAAACAAATACTCATTAAGGATGCTGCAGCCTTAGAGAGTCTGCGTAAGGTAGATGTGTTGGTGACCGATAAGACTGGTACATTGACCATTCCGAATAAGAATATCGATTTTACAAAGGCTGATAACCTTCCTTTTGAAGAGCGTGAAACATTAAAACCTAATGCTCGTGAGGCAATGGATGAGCTACAGAAGAAGGGGATTGAGGTCTATATGATGAGTGGAGATAAGGACGAGGCTGCTCGTTATTGGGCTGAAAAAGCTGGTATAAAACACTATCATAGTAAGGTGTTACCACAAGATAAGGAGAATCTTGTTAGACAGTTGCAAGCCGAAGGAAAACGTGTAGCAATGGTAGGTGACGGTATTAATGATACACAAGCCTTGGCTTTGGCAGATGTAAGTATTGCTATAGGTAAGGGAACGGACGTAGCTATGGATGTAGCACAGGTGACACTCATGGGAGATGATTTGTCTGCTATCCCTGAAGCAATACAGTTGAGCCGCAATACAGTACGTATGATTTGGGAGAATCTCTTCTGGGCTTTCATCTATAACATTGTCTGTATCCCATTAGCAGCAGGTATGCTTTACGCTTTCGGCATTGATTGGCAGATTACTCCATCATGGGCAAGTGCGCTGATGGCATTCTCCAGTGTTAGTGTTGTACTTAACAGTCTTCGCTTACGGTGGATGAAATAA